One Spodoptera frugiperda isolate SF20-4 chromosome 10, AGI-APGP_CSIRO_Sfru_2.0, whole genome shotgun sequence genomic region harbors:
- the LOC118277749 gene encoding facilitated trehalose transporter Tret1 gives MERKKESSSKRQILTALVATIPTFTYGIQIGWLSPMGPLLKSKSTPAQDPLTDSDISWMAAALPLAAICGIPFFSYASDRFGRKICVILVSLLSCISWTIKLTAILPSALISARVIAGLAAGGCFVVVPVYLKEISEDTLRGALGSLNMTMCKLGVIFVYAVGMATSYRVNQGVYLAVAAVHVIVFCFMPESPNFLLKIGEEKKAAKTISWLRSLNKDHNQVVEELLKLKDEQRQFEETTRVSLLSVVRDRTTFSALRMTLMLMAMQTLSGCFALMNYAADVFHRAGTQWSPNTLALAVGSLQLAGSFFTTISIEKFGRKVPLACSSLVVSICMTTLATCFLLGTGVVSWLPVVAVCLCILAYGAGLAPVPMVIMAEVFPFQVRARMAGASMAFSFFCSSMTVLFYTPIANQFGAYVVFYTFAAVTLFGVLYTVLWVPETKGKSLEEIQKYWKKTEPVFV, from the exons ATGGAACGGAAAAAGGAAAGCAGTTCGAAACGTCAGATATTAACCGCTTTGGTTG CGACAATACCAACCTTCACATATGGCATCCAGATCGGCTGGTTGTCTCCAATGGGACCCCTGCTAAAGTCTAAATCGACGCCTGCGCAGGACCCGTTGACGGACAGCGACATCTCTTGGATGGCGGCTGCACTACCACTAGCCGCCATTTGTGGGATACCGTTCTTCAGTTACGCGTCTGATCGATTCGGACGCAAGATCTGTGTCATTCTTGTTTCTTTATTGTCTtgt ATATCCTGGACGATAAAACTGACAGCGATTCTCCCATCAGCCCTAATATCAGCGAGGGTGATAGCTGGTCTCGCAGCGGGCGGCTGCTTCGTAGTAGTTCCAGTATACCTTAAAGAAATATCGGAAGACACTCTTCGAGGGGCCCTAGGGTCCTTGAACATGACTATGTGTAAACTTGGAGTGATATTTGTGTATGCTGTTGGTATGGCCACCTCGTATAGAGTGAACCAAGGAGTGTACCTCGCCGTGGCGGCTGTACATGTGATAGTCTTCTGTTTTATGCCAGAATCTCCCAATTTTCTGCTGAAGATTGGTGAGGAAAAG AAAGCAGCTAAAACGATATCCTGGCTGCGGAGCCTGAACAAGGACCACAACCAGGTCGTGGAAGAGCTGCTGAAGCTGAAGGATGAGCAGCGGCAGTTCGAGGAGACCACCCGGGTCTCACTGCTCAGTGTGG TACGCGACCGTACGACGTTCTCGGCGCTTCGGATGACTCTAATGTTGATGGCGATGCAGACGCTCTCAGGGTGCTTCGCCCTCATGAACTACGCAGCGGACGTGTTCCATCGAGCGGGCACACAGTGGAGCCCCAACACGTTGGCATTGGCTGTCGGCTCCCTGCAGCTCGCTGGGTCGTTTTTCACTACGATATCCATTGAAAAGTTTGGACGAaag GTTCCTCTAGCGTGCAGTTCTCTAGTGGTGTCGATATGTATGACGACCCTGGCGACCTGTTTCCTGCTTGGCACCGGCGTGGTGAGCTGGTTGCCGGTGGTAGCCGTGTGTCTCTGTATCCTGGCTTACGGAGCCGGTCTGGCACCAGTGCCCATGGTCATCATGGCTGAAGTGTTCCCTTTTCAG GTGCGAGCACGAATGGCCGGAGCATCAATGGCGTTTTCCTTTTTCTGCAGTTCAATGACCGTCCTGTTCTACACGCCCATAGCCAACCAATTCGGAGCCTACGTAGTATTTTACACCTTCGCAGCGGTAACATTGTTCGGCGTACTCTACACTGTCCTATGGGTACCAGAAACTAAAGGAAAAAGCTTAGAAGAAATccaaaaatattggaaaaagaCTGAACCAGTATTTGTGTGA
- the LOC118277277 gene encoding trypsin, whose translation MSNIFLCLLAFTIIYYVNGKMGGHHNADDTRPHHPHHAIKGSRRRGHHHKPGLRIRNEHQVYITQPKTNLRIRGGNATDTKNFPYMAAIIINGRLWCAGTIVDVNWVVTAAHCLNYVLHVSPLKTLGQYVKVRVGSARPHEGGTLVDVAGAVRHPKFEEEPVPHADVALLKLAENIEFNRHVSLLKIYEGIKEPFAQSFIVVTGWGATKGTDTAFREHTPDLMTGRLKVRSQHYCIDAYQLVNGFQFTPDFFCASLRNGTRDACLFDAGAPAVQQNRLMGIMSFGPERCGHEFQPAVFVKAFYFRDFVKSTIASYKTTAELIDAVQEIDPSLQPHEQLHEGVPQEVPERLREDVKNAWEAATEPDIRHD comes from the exons atgtcgaatatatttctatgtttgttagcatttactattatttattatgtaaatgggAAAATGGGCGGTCATCATAATGCTG ATGACACCAGACCCCACCACCCACATCATGCAATAAAAGGATCGCGCCGGCGAGGACACCATCACAAACCTGGACTTCGTATCAGGAATGAGCACCAAGTCTACATCACCCAGCCGAAGACAAACTTGAGGATCCGAGGTGGTAATGCCACCGACACGAAGAACTTCCCTTACATGGCTGCTATCATAATCAATGGTAGACTGTGGTGTGCCGGCACCATCGTCGATGTCAACTGGGTGGTCACTGCTGCTCATTGCTTGAATTA TGTCCTCCACGTATCCCCCCTAAAGACATTGGGGCAGTATGTGAAGGTGCGGGTGGGCAGCGCCAGACCCCATGAGGGGGGCACGCTAGTCGACGTGGCCGGTGCTGTAAGGCACCCCAAGTTTGAAGAGGAACCCGTGCCTCACGCTGATGTGGCCCTATTGAAACTCGCTGAGAATATCG aGTTCAATAGACACGTGAGCCTGCTGAAGATCTACGAAGGTATCAAGGAACCGTTCGCCCAGAGCTTCATCGTCGTCACCGGTTGGGGAGCTACtaaa GGTACAGACACGGCCTTCAGAGAGCACACTCCTGACTTGATGACGGGCAGGCTGAAGGTGCGCTCGCAGCACTACTGCATCGATGCCTACCAACTGGTCAACGGGTTCCAATTCACTCCAGACTTCTTCTGTGCCTCCTTGAGGAACGGTACCAGAGATGCTTGTTTG TTCGACGCAGGCGCTCCAGCAGTGCAGCAGAACAGATTGATGGGTATCATGAGCTTCGGTCCTGAACGCTGCGGACATGAGTTCCAGCCAGCTGTCTTTGTCAAGGCCTTCTATTTCAG GGACTTCGTAAAATCAACAATAGCTTCATACAAGACGACTGCAGAACTGATAGACGCGGTGCAGGAGATTGACCCAAGCTTGCAACCACACGAACAGCTGCACGAAGGAGTGCCACAAGAGGTGCCTGAGAGGCTGAGGGAAGACGTCAAAAACGCCTGGGAGGCGGCAACTGAGCCTGACATAAGACACGACTAA